In the Magnetococcales bacterium genome, one interval contains:
- the grpE gene encoding nucleotide exchange factor GrpE has protein sequence MTDPNQTNGIKENHPFQAEVPVDGEGFSARTDHEGDSLPGEEESEAGAVPGESPSLPGEVDRLVGRVEELETALAASRDETLRSLADMQNLRRRTAREVQQARDFAVEGFARDLLPVADNMERALSAMPEREDPALKAMAEGIRLVQAELDRVFKHHGVTRIEAVGKPFDPNLHQAVQQVAVSAADSTPPGAVVSELQSGYLLNGRLLRASMVVVAKD, from the coding sequence CGGGGAAGGTTTTTCGGCCCGGACGGATCATGAAGGCGATTCGTTGCCGGGGGAGGAAGAGTCGGAAGCGGGGGCTGTTCCAGGCGAGTCCCCATCATTGCCGGGGGAAGTGGACCGGCTCGTGGGACGGGTGGAAGAACTGGAAACCGCGCTTGCCGCCAGCCGCGACGAGACGCTGCGCTCCCTGGCGGACATGCAAAATCTTCGCCGCCGGACCGCGCGGGAGGTGCAGCAGGCGCGGGATTTCGCCGTGGAGGGCTTCGCCCGGGATCTTCTGCCGGTGGCGGACAACATGGAGCGGGCATTGTCCGCCATGCCCGAGCGCGAGGACCCGGCCCTGAAGGCGATGGCCGAGGGGATTCGTCTGGTCCAGGCGGAACTCGACCGGGTTTTCAAGCATCATGGGGTGACCCGGATCGAAGCCGTCGGCAAGCCTTTCGATCCCAATCTGCATCAGGCAGTGCAGCAGGTGGCGGTATCCGCCGCCGATTCCACCCCACCCGGCGCGGTTGTTTCCGAGCTGCAATCGGGTTATCTCCTCAATGGGCGCCTGCTGCGCGCTTCCATGGTGGTGGTCGCCAAGGACTAA